The Candidatus Zixiibacteriota bacterium genome has a window encoding:
- a CDS encoding 4Fe-4S binding protein — protein MAMKITDECTACGLCLEECPTESITEDDIYIIDPETCNECEDEDEQQCVEVCPIDDCIIKA, from the coding sequence ATGGCAATGAAGATCACTGACGAATGCACCGCCTGCGGACTCTGTCTGGAGGAATGCCCGACCGAATCGATTACAGAAGACGATATCTACATCATCGATCCCGAAACCTGCAACGAGTGCGAGGATGAAGACGAACAGCAGTGTGTCGAGGTTTGCCCAATAGATGATTGTATCATCAAAGCCTGA